One Falco biarmicus isolate bFalBia1 chromosome 13, bFalBia1.pri, whole genome shotgun sequence genomic region harbors:
- the SLC16A14 gene encoding monocarboxylate transporter 14, translating into MYASREDIGYDFGDDSKVGSKPIKPNPNIDGGWAWMIVLSSFLVHILIMGSQMALGILNMEWLEEFNQSRGLTAWVSSLSMGITLIVGPFIGLFISMCGCRKTAMIGGIMNALGWILSAYASNVHYLFLTFGVTAGAGSGMVYLPAVVMVGQYFQKRRALAQGLSTTGTGFGAFLMTALLKYLCIEFGWRNAMFIQGAISLNLCVCGALMRPLSPKDMVSEKYGVRSNSEDNQAKALSRSAETIKSNGVLSEEPEKKEEATNEEVLDSVQHIEIGGKSGSGRSMYGLRILKTVSQLTVTVRKGFAIWYSSYFGAASLFTNRVFVAFIIWALFAYSSFVIPFIHLPEIVKQYNLSSQNNIFPLTSIIAIVHIFGKVILGIISDLPCISTWNVFLMANFTLVTCILTLPLMQTYISLAVVCALIGFSSGYFSLMPVVTEDLVGTKHLANAYGIIICANGISALFGPPFAGWIYDITQKYDFSFYISGLLYMVGILFLLIQPCIQKKQPSEKSTEEAQG; encoded by the exons ATGTATGCTAGTCGAGAAGATATTGGATATGATTTTGGAGATGACTCAAAAGTTGGAAGTAAGCCAATTAAGCCTAATCCAAACATCGATGGAGGATGGGCTTGGATGATTGTACTTTCCTCTTTCCTTGTGCACATACTTATCATGGGGTCCCAGATGGCCCTTGGAATACTCAACATGGAATGGCTTGAAGAGTTTAATCAAAGTCGTGGCTTAACAGCATGGGTTAGCTCCCTCAGCATGGGCATTACACTTATTGTTG GTCCTTTCATTGGTTTATTCATCAGCATGTGTGGGTGCCGCAAGACAGCTATGATTGGAGGGATAATGAATGCCCTAGGTTGGATACTGAGTGCCTATGCCTCCAATGTGCACTACCTCTTCCTTACATTTGGAGTGACAGCTG gCGCTGGAAGTGGCATGGTTTATCTGCCTGCGGTGGTCATGGTAGGGCAGtattttcagaagagaagagCACTTGCGCAAGGACTCAGTACCACGGGAACAGGGTTTGGAGCCTTCCTAATGACTGCCTTACTGAAGTACCTCTGCATCGAATTTGGGTGGAGGAATGCCATGTTCATCCAGGGTGCCATCTCTCTGAACCTTTGTGTCTGTGGGGCGCTTATGAGACCACTCTCTCCCAAAGACATGGTTAGCGAAAAATATGGTGTGAGAAGTAACAGTGAAGATAATCAGGCAAAAGCTCTGTCCCGTTCTGCAGAGACTATAAAATCCAATGGAGTCCTCAGtgaagaaccagaaaaaaaagaagaggcaaCAAATGAAGAAGTGCTTGACAGTGTTCAGCACATAGAAATTGGAGGTAAATCTGGAAGTGGAAGGAGTATGTATGGACTGCGCATTCTTAAGACAGTGAGCCAGCTGACGGTTACAGTCAGGAAGGGCTTTGCAATATGGTACTCCAGCTACTTTGGAGCTGCATCACTGTTTACCAATAGAGTATTTGTGGCCTTTATAATTTGGGCTTTGTTTGCCTATAGCAGCTTTGTCATTCCCTTTATTCATCTTCCAGAAATAGTCAAGCAGTATAACTTATCTAGTCAGAACAATATATTTCCTTTGACATCCATTATAGCCATTGTTCATATTTTTGGTAAAGTGATCCTTGGAATCATTTCTGATCTCCCGTGCATCAGCACGTGGAATGTCTTCCTCATGGCTAACTTTACGCTGGTCACCTGCATTCTTACTTTGCCACTAATGCAAACATACATTAGCCTGGCTGTGGTTTGTGCTCTAATAGGATTTTCTAGTGGCTATTTTTCTCTAATGCCTGTTGTGACTGAAGATTTGGTTGGAACTAAACACCTTGCAAATGCCTATGGCATCATCATTTGTGCCAACGGAATATCTGCATTGTTTGGACCACCCTTTGCAG GTTGGATCTATGACATCACACAGAAATacgatttttctttttacatatcTGGCTTACTGTACATGGTgggaatattatttttacttataCAACCTTGTATTCAAAAGAAACAACCAAGTGAAAAATCTACGGAAGAAGCACAAGGATAG